The Prochlorococcus marinus str. MIT 1214 sequence ACAGCACTATTGGATCCTCAAAGTCAAAATTCAGTTTTGAAAGTTGTTAAAAAATTAACAAGTTCCTCTGCTGACCCAATTACAGCAATATGGATTACTCATCGTTTGGAAGAATTATATTTTTGTGATGGGGCAGCAATTATTAAAAATGGATGTATTAGTAATTGGAATTCTGGTTCAAAAGTGTTCCAAGAATTAAAATCACTTGCTCTTAGGTAGCTACTAAGGGTAAGTTCTTAATGTTGTAATCCTCGGTAGCTCAGCGGTAGAGCGATCGGCTGTTAACCGATTGGTCGCAGGTTCGAATCCCGCCCGGGGAGTTTTAGAAACAGTCAGTAGATTCAAGAAGACCTAAAAAGGTCTCCTGATGCATTACTTAATTATATTTTCTGATTTATGAAATAAAACAAAGCTAATAATTTTTTTTTAATGTTTTTTATGAAAGTTTTGAGAATTCCTTAACAGTAGAGCCTCGGAATCGGAAGACTTTCTAAAGACAGTTCAGCTTCTTTTTGTCTATTAAGGCGTGAAAATGCAGTGATCGCAAGTAGTCTTGTCGATTAAGTCGTTGGAAATCGTATTTTCCGAATTCTGCAATAAAAACAAAATTTTGAGAGAATCATATGAATCTTTAGTAATCGCTGTTGCGGGTACTTTTTAACTTGGGCAATTATTAATGAAGCCTTGCATTTTACTCATTGAAGACGACCAAGACATGCGAGATCTTGTCGCAGGGCATCTTGAGCACACTGGTTTTGATGTCCAAAAAGCTGAGGATGGCATCAAGGGGCAAGCGCTAGCTTTGCAATACGCTCCTGATCTAATTCTTCTTGATTTAATGCTTCCCAAAGTTGATGGATTAACTCTATGTCAACGTTTAAGAAGAGATGAGAGAACGTCAGGCATACCTATTCTTATGATTACTGCATTGGGTGGTATTAAGGACAAAGTAACTGGTTTTAATTCTGGTGCAGATGATTACATAACAAAACCATTTGACCTAGAGGAATTACAGGTAAGAATTAAGGCCTTGCTAAGAAGAACAAATCGTGCTCCATTAGGCAGTAATAATCAGCAAGAAATACTCAATTATGGACCTCTTACGCTTGTCCCTGAAAGATTTGAAGCAATATGGTTCGAATCTCCAGTTCGTTTAACTCATTTAGAATTTGAATTGCTTCATTGTTTGATGCAAAGGCATGGTCAGACAGTTGCACCGTCATTAATTCTCAAAGAAGTTTGGGGTTATGAACCTGATGATGATATTGAAACTATACGTGTGCATGTAAGACATTTAAGAACCAAGCTTGAACCTGACCCAAGAAAACCAAGATTTATTAAAACTGTATACGGTGCAGGGTATTGTTTGGAATTACCAACTGGGGACAAAATAAGTGAAATTCAACCTTTAATAATTCAGGCAAGAGAAACCAACTCTTTGAAAAATAATACGGATGAAAGAGTGATTGCTTAATCAATCAAGTTTATCTCTAATAAAGTTACTTCCCAAGCAAGTCTCGGTTGCACAAATTTTAATAATTGCTTTCTAAGCTCTTCAAGTTTTCTAACAATATTTGAATTTTTTTCTTTAATCCATGCTCTATTTTGTTTGAAATCAATGACCCACAATTGTTGCTCTATATTCAGTTCATCAGTGATTTCCTTGGCTAATTGCAATAACTCAATTTGATTGGTTAATTGTATGTCTAGCTTTTGTCTTAACGGACTTGAAATCGATAACCAACATTGTATATTCTTTAGATATTGTCCAGGAGATCCATATGAAAAGGCGATTAATTCTTTAATTTTTTCAAGAGGAATATCATCTATTTTTTGAACAACTTCTAATTGATCAATAATTTTATTTATTACATTATCACTTAAGCGTATAAATGGGACAAACTGACATCTTGATCTAATGGTTGATAATAATTTCTCTGGTCTTTGAGTAATAAGAATAAATAATCCTGAATTTGTCTCTTCAAGAGTTTTTAATAATGCATTTGATGCGGATTCATTTATTCTTTCAATATCTTCAATGATCACTATGCTTCGCTCTGATTCAAATGGCTTTTTCCCAAGAAATTCTATTATTTCTTTAATTTGATTAAGCCTTATTTGCGGAGGTGATTTTATGGTTATACTTTCTGCACTAGCTTTTGTTTGAGAAATAATTTTACCTTGGACCATATAACATGGTTCTATCCATAATAAGTCGGGATGATTATTACTTTCTATTTTCCTGATTGTACTTTGTTGGTTTTGATTGTTTTGAAGAATAGCTTTTATAAAGACTTTTGCAGTTTTTTTTCTTCCAACCCCATCCGGTCCAGAGAATAAATAAGCAGGAGAAATATGTTCTTTGGAAATTGCAGACTTTAAAATTTCAATTGCTAAATCTTGCCCATATATATTTTTAAAATCATCCATTTTATTTGTTTTTTATTAACTTCTTTATCTCAGATTTAATCTCGGAC is a genomic window containing:
- a CDS encoding DNA polymerase III subunit delta', with the translated sequence MDDFKNIYGQDLAIEILKSAISKEHISPAYLFSGPDGVGRKKTAKVFIKAILQNNQNQQSTIRKIESNNHPDLLWIEPCYMVQGKIISQTKASAESITIKSPPQIRLNQIKEIIEFLGKKPFESERSIVIIEDIERINESASNALLKTLEETNSGLFILITQRPEKLLSTIRSRCQFVPFIRLSDNVINKIIDQLEVVQKIDDIPLEKIKELIAFSYGSPGQYLKNIQCWLSISSPLRQKLDIQLTNQIELLQLAKEITDELNIEQQLWVIDFKQNRAWIKEKNSNIVRKLEELRKQLLKFVQPRLAWEVTLLEINLID
- a CDS encoding response regulator transcription factor, which gives rise to MKPCILLIEDDQDMRDLVAGHLEHTGFDVQKAEDGIKGQALALQYAPDLILLDLMLPKVDGLTLCQRLRRDERTSGIPILMITALGGIKDKVTGFNSGADDYITKPFDLEELQVRIKALLRRTNRAPLGSNNQQEILNYGPLTLVPERFEAIWFESPVRLTHLEFELLHCLMQRHGQTVAPSLILKEVWGYEPDDDIETIRVHVRHLRTKLEPDPRKPRFIKTVYGAGYCLELPTGDKISEIQPLIIQARETNSLKNNTDERVIA